The sequence GCCCTGGCGGCTCGAGAGCACGGTGATGTAGCCGCGCTCGCGATCCTCGGGATCGTACTGATCGGAGATACGTCGGTCGAACTCGCCACGGATCGATTCGGCCACGGCGGAGGACCGCTCCGGGGTCGTGATGACGACGAAGTCGTCTCCCCCGATGTGCCCGACGAAGTCGCGATCGCCGCCGTGGACCGCGAGCATCTCGTGGAGGAGCGAGGCCGTGAAGCGGATCAGGAAGTCGCCGCGCGCGTAGCCGTAGTAGTCGTTGAACGACTTGAAGTAGTCGAGATCGATGTGGAGGAACGCGAACTTCTCCTTGGCCTGGATGCGCCGGGTGAGCTCGGTCTCGATGAGCACGTTGCCGGGAAGGCCGGTGAGGGCGTTCGACTGGAGCTGGGCGCGCCGCGTCTTGAGCTGGTTCCGCACGCGCAGGAGGAGCTCGGGCTGCTCCCATGGCTTCGTGATGTAGTCGTCGGCATAGGACTCGAGCCCCTGGAGGCGGTCCTCGTAGTTCGACTTCGCGGTGAGGAGGATGATCGGGATGCGGCTCGTCAGCGGATCCGACTTGAGCCGCTTGCAGACGTCGTAGCCGTCCATTCCCGGCATCATCACGTCGAGCAGGATGAGATCCGGCGGATCCCGGCGGACCTCTTCCAGCCCCTTGAGCCCGTCCTCGGCCGTGCGCACTTCGTAACGCACGTCCTTGGCGTTCTCGAGCTGGATCTTGAGGATCTGCCGGAGGCGCGGCTCGTCCTCGATGACGAGGATGCGTCCGACGTCCGACGTGGGGTTCTGCGTCACGCCATGGCTCCGTGGTGAACGGCTTCTGCGCGAACGGAATGCCGCATTCCGGCGCCCTGCCCTGGATGCGGGAGCGGCGGGAAGTTGGCTTGCTCGTTGGGATTATTCGACCTGGGCGGGCTGGTTCTTGAGCGGGAAGCGGTTCGGGGGCTCGCGCCCGGTCCGGCGAGGAGCGGTTCCTAG is a genomic window of Candidatus Eisenbacteria bacterium containing:
- a CDS encoding response regulator; translated protein: MTQNPTSDVGRILVIEDEPRLRQILKIQLENAKDVRYEVRTAEDGLKGLEEVRRDPPDLILLDVMMPGMDGYDVCKRLKSDPLTSRIPIILLTAKSNYEDRLQGLESYADDYITKPWEQPELLLRVRNQLKTRRAQLQSNALTGLPGNVLIETELTRRIQAKEKFAFLHIDLDYFKSFNDYYGYARGDFLIRFTASLLHEMLAVHGGDRDFVGHIGGDDFVVITTPERSSAVAESIRGEFDRRISDQYDPEDRERGYITVLSSRQG